In Solea senegalensis isolate Sse05_10M linkage group LG6, IFAPA_SoseM_1, whole genome shotgun sequence, one genomic interval encodes:
- the myom2a gene encoding myomesin-2 has protein sequence MAVGGGAARLTLPHLAKDDEGLYTLRIFTKDGTAEHSAYLFVSDAAPSAPGAPGAPMSVKAYDINSDYVLVAWKPPNTVNEAPITGYFVDRCEAGSDAWVQCNDSPVKVCKYPVHGLSVGRSYHFRVRAVNSAGISRPSRKSDKVTALDAAESERLQVIKIEGKYDIVIKDDDLEGYVTLPAEPTNVHASEIFKSYVVLSWNPPSPRGRAPLWYVVEKCLAGTGAWQRINTAVKLHSPRYPVFDLQDGQKYQFRVYSVNMYGSSEASAPSEPVQKVDEDGVPSAPGHVVASRNTKSSVFVQWEAPKHLKNLMGYYIDGRVAGSKEWFACNHKPFKHTRFVVHGLVQGETYVFRVQAVNVFGLSEESQDSSPIAVEPALATPSSPYGIALLSCDGSSMTIAWKSPKRCGGSKVNAYYVDKRNADTLLWKEVNLAPITERVYTVDNVTEGTFYEFKVQAANMAGVGVPSAPSVPMKCEAWTMDEPGPAYDLSFSEVRAHSLVIVWKAPVYIGASAVTGYFVDKAKKGSTEFVTLNQEAVSHRYLQVTGLEEGETYVFRVRAVNANGVGKASQLSEPVCARALPGTTEIVAGVDEETGDIFLSLEACEISEMSTFVWSKNYKAIGDCPRVQVTSKGRTSRLIFTNPDKDDLGRYSVMVTDTDGVSSSHTLTEDALNTMLELSHAIRHPVVPLKHGLNYEVLEKGHVRFWLQAVKLSSSVSYRFIVNDKEVTSGEGHKISHDVATGIIQMTVDHFTRANEGTYTVQINDGKAKTQSSLVLVGEVFKVALREAEFQRKEHIRKQGPHFSEYLYYTVTEDCTVLLACKVANVKKETTFHWYKEEDEIVPETPTNVMSGACALPIPLFSRKDQGVYKAVLGDDRGKDMSTFDISGQVFDDIINSLAHIAGASASDLVLQCTPEGIRLQCYMSYYTEEMKTVWKHKETKIASSEKMRIGGTAEMAWMQICDPSDKEKGHYTIEISDGVKTHTRTFDLSGQAYTDAYEEYLRLKAAAFAEKNRGRVIGGLPDVVTIMEHKSLSLTCTVWGEPTPEVTWFKNEQEVASNEHTRVTFDGGKFSSLVINKVTPEDSGKYSINVRNKYGGEFVEITVSVYKHGEQIPEPKLGQPKMATPTVTSTAATPVPPKSPAPPSKTPTPVPSKPQTPAPSVKSPTPASSAAATPVPKSPTPTRKSPTPTQPRSVKSPTPPRFMKSPTPPRK, from the exons ATGGCGGTGGGTGGAGGTGCAGCCCGCCTGACGCTGCCCCACCTGGCCAAGGACGATGAGGGTCTCTACACCCTCCGCATCTTTACAAAGGACGGCACGGCTGAGCACAGTGCCTACCTGTTTGTCTCCG ATGCCGCTCCCTCTGCACCCGGGGCCCCTGGCGCACCAATGAGCGTAAAAGCATATGACATCAACTCAGACTATGTCCTTGTTGCTTGGAAACCCCCCAACACTGTCAACGAGGCGCCAATCACCGGATACTTTGTGGATCG GTGTGAGGCCGGCAGCGACGCCTGGGTCCAGTGCAACGATTCTCCAGTGAAGGTGTGTAAATACCCGGTGCACGGCTTGAGCGTGGGCCGCTCCTACCACTTCCGGGTCAGAGCCGTGAACAGCGCCGGCATCAGCAGGCCATCCCGCAAGTCGGACAAGGTGACCGCTCTGGATGCTGCCGAGAGCGAGAGGCTGCAAG TGATTAAAATTGAGGGGAAATACGACATAGTGATCAAGGATGATGATCTGGAAG GTTATGTAACTCTCCCCGCGGAGCCCACCAACGTGCATGCATCTGAGATTTTCAAATCATACGTGGTGTTGAGCTGGAATCCTCCCAGCCCTCGCGGACGAGCGCCGCTGTGGTACGTCGTcgagaag TGCTTAGCAGGCACTGGAGCGTGGCAGCGGATCAACACCGCAGTCAAACTGCACTCACCGCGTTATCCAGTTTTCGATTTGCAAGACGGGCAAAAGTACCAGTTCCGAGTGTATTCGGTGAACATGTACGGCTCCAGTGAGGCCTCGGCGCCTTCTGAGCCCGTCCAGAAGGTTGATGAGGATG GTGTCCCCTCTGCTCCTGGTCACGTCGTTGCCAGCAGGAACACCAAgtcgtctgtgtttgtgcagtgggAGGCTCCCAAGCATCTGAAAAACCTCATGGGATATTACATCGATGGCCGTGTTGCCGGATCCAAGGAGTGGTTCGCTTGTAACCATAAACCCTTCAAACACACCAG gtttgTGGTCCATGGCCTGGTCCAAGGTGAGACCTACGTGTTCCGTGTCCAAGCTGTCAATGTCTTTGGCCTGAGTGAGGAGTCGCAGGATTCTTCACCCATCGCTGTGGAGCCGGCCCTCG CGACTCCCAGTTCTCCCTATGGAATCGCCTTGCTGAGCTGTGACGGCTCCTCCATGACTATCGCTTGGAAGAGTCCCAAACGCTGCGGTGGCTCCAAGGTCAATGCCTACTACGTCGACAAGCGCAACGCTGACACTCTGCTCTGGAAGGAAGTGAATCTGGCCCCCATCACAGAAAGAGTCTACACT GTTGATAATGTGACAGAAGGAACCTTCTACGAGTTTAAGGTCCAGGCTGCAAACATGGCAGGTGTTGGTGTACCATCAGCTCCCAGTGTCCCCATGAAATGTGAAGCGTGGACCATGGACGAACCAG GCCCAGCCTATGACCTGAGCTTCAGTGAGGTCAGAGCACACTCCCTGGTCATCGTGTGGAAGGCTCCAGTGTACATCGGAGCGAGCGCCGTCACTGGATACTTTGTGGACAAGGCCAAAAAGGGCTCAACAGAGTTTGTTACCCTGAACCAGGAGGCTGTGAGTCACCGCTACCTGCAG GTGACTGGTTTGGAGGAAGGAGAAACCTACGTGTTCAGAGTCCGTGCTGTCAATGCTAACGGTGTGGGAAAAGCTTCTCAGCTCTCTGAGCCGGTCTGTGCCAGAGCTCTTCCAG GCACCACAGAGATCGTGGCAGGTGTGGACGAGGAAACTGGGGACATCTTCCTGTCCCTGGAGGCCTGTGAGATCAGCGAGATGTCCACGTTCGTGTGGTCAAAGAACTACAAGGCCATCGGCGACTGCCCCCGAGTCCAAGTGACATCGAAGGGCAGAAC CTCCAGACTGATTTTCACCAACCCTGATAAGGACGACCTGGGCAGATACTCTGTGATGGTCACCGACACAGATGGAGTCTCTTCCAGCCACACGCTGACCGAGGACG CCCTGAACACCATGCTGGAGCTCAGCCATGCCATCAGACATCCAG ttgttcCTCTGAAACACGGCCTGAACTACGAGGTCCTGGAGAAAGGTCACGTGCGTTTCTGGCTGCAGGCCGTCAAACTGTCGTCCTCCGTGTCCTACAGGTTCATCGTTAACGACAAGGAAGTCACCAGTGGAGAG GGTCATAAGATCAGCCACGATGTGGCCACAGGAATCATCCAGATGACTGTGGATCATTTCACCAGAGCCAACGAGGGCACGTACACCGTCCAGATCAACGATGGCAAGGCCAAGACCCAGAGCTCCCTGGTGCTGGTGGGAGAGG tgtttaagGTTGCTCTGAGGGAGGCCGAGTTCCAGAGGAAAGAGCACATCAGGAAGCAAG GTCCACATTTCTCTGAGTATCTGTATTATACCGTCACTGAGGACTGTACTGTTCTGCTCGCCTGCAAG GTGGCCAACGTGAAGAAGGAGACGACTTTCCACTGGTacaaagaggaagatgagatTGTTCCAGAAACTCCTACCAATGTCATGTCGGGGGCCTGTGCACTGCCCATACCTctg TTCTCCAGAAAAGATCAGGGTGTTTACAAGGCCGTGCTCGGTGATGACAGAGGGAAGGACATGTCCACGTTCGACATCTCAGGACAAG tgtttgatgacatcatcaattcCCTGGCCCACATCGCTG gtgCGTCTGCCTCTGACCTGGTGCTGCAGTGCACTCCGGAGGGCATCAGGCTGCAGTGCTACATGAGCTACTacacagaggagatgaagacCGTGTGGAAACACAA GGAGACAAAGATCGCTTCCTCTGAGAAGATGAGGATTGGCGGCACGGCGGAGATGGCCTGGATGCAGATCTGTGATCCATCTGACAAGGAGAAGGGTCACTACACCATCGAGATCTCAGACGGGGTCAAGACTCACACCAGGACCTTTGACCTCTCTGGACAAG CATACACCGATGCCTACGAGGAGTACCTCAGACTGAA GGCAGCGGCATTTGCTGAGAAGA ACCGCGGCAGAGTGATCGGCGGTCTCCCTGATGTTGTCACCATCATGGAACACAAG TCCCTGAGCCTGACCTGCACCGTGTGGGGTGAGCCGACTCCCGAGGTCACCTGGTTCAAGAATGAGCAGGAGGTCGCCTCCAACGAGCACACCAGGGTCACATTTGACGGCGGCAAGTTCTCCAGCCTTGTCATTAACAAAGTCACTCCAGAAGACTCCGGCAAGTACAGCATCAATGTGAGGAACAAGTATGGCGGCGAGTTCGTCGAGATCACCGTCAGTGTCTACAAGCATGGTGAGCAGATCCCCGAGCCCAAACTGGGACAGCCCAAAATGGCCACACCCACAGTGACATCCACAGCAGCCACACCTGTGCCACCAAAGTCTCCAGCTCCCCCCTCCAAGACTCCCACCCCCGTGCCCTCCAAGCCTCAGACCCCAGCACCGTCTGTGAAGAGCCCTACTCCAGCATCAAGCGCTGCTGCGACTCCCGTCCCCAAGTCTCCAACTCCAACCCGTAAATCCCCAACTCCAACTCAACCACGCAGTGTCAAGTCCCCAACCCCGCCCAGATTCATGAAGTCTCCAACCCCACCGAGGAAGTAA